Genomic segment of Gopherus flavomarginatus isolate rGopFla2 chromosome 2, rGopFla2.mat.asm, whole genome shotgun sequence:
tttgtgattgTGTTCATCCATGTGGGAtcatgtgtgcatctgtgtgcttgtgtgtgtgcggTTAtccatgtgtgtgcgtgtgtgtgtccaTGCGGTTATCCGTGTGTGTGCAGCCATCCAGGtatgcatgtgtgtctgtgtgcggtTATccatgtgtgcatctgtgtgtgtgtgtgtgtgtgtgtgtgtgtgtgtggttatccatgtgtgtgcatgtgtgcagccatccatgtgtgtgcatgtgtgcagccatccaggtgtgcatctgtgtgtatcCGTGCGGTCATCCATGTGTATGCGTCTGATTGTGTTCGTGTggtcatctgtgtgtgtgtgcgtgattgtgttcatctgtgtgggatcatgtgtgcatctgtgtgcttgtgtgtgtgcggTTAtccatgtgtgtgcgtgtgtgtgtccaTGTGCTTATCTTTGTGTGTGCAGCCATccaggtgtgcgtgtgtgtgcggtTATccatgtgtgcatctgtgtgtgtgtgtggttatccgtgtgtgtgcatgtgtgcagccATCCAGGTGTGCATCCATGCGTGTGCATATGTGCAGCCATCCAGGTGTGCATCTATGTGTATCCATGCAGTCAtccatgtgtgtgcgtgtgattGTGTTCGTGTGgtcatctgtgtgtgtgcgtgtgactgTGCTCATCTATATGGGAtcatgtgtgcatctgtgtgtgtgtgtgcagttatCCGTGTGTTGTGCGTGTGTGCAGCCATccatgtgtgcatctgtgtgtgtccgTGCGGTCATCTGTATGTGTGCAGCCATCcaggtgtgcatctgtgtgtatcCGTGCGGTCAtccatgtgtgtgcatgtgattgTGTTCGTGTGgtcatctgtgtgtgtgcgtgtgactgTTCATTTGTATGGGAtcatgtgtgcatctgtgtgtgtgcgcagtTATCTGTGTATGTGCGTGTTTGCAGCCACCcaggtgtgcatctgtgtgtccATGCGGtcatccatgtgtgtgtgtgtgactgtgctCATCTACGTGGGATcatgtgtgcatatgtgtgcttgtgtgtgtgcggttatcatgtgtgtgcgtgtgtgtgtccaTGCGGTTATCCGTGTGTGTGCAGCCATCCaggtgtgcatgtatgtgtgtgtggttatccgtgtgtgtgtgtgtggttatccgtgtgtgtgcatgtgtgcagccATCCTCGTGTGCAGCCATGTGTGTGCAGCCATCCAGGTGTGCATCTGTATGTATCCGTGCTGtcatccatgtgtgtgtgtgtgattgtgttCGTGTGgtcatctgtgtgtgtgcgtgtgactgTTCATCTGTGTGGGATCATGTGTgcatctgtctgtgtgtgtgcagttatctgtgtatgtgcatgtgtgcagccatccaggtgtgcatctgtgtgtccGTGCGgtcatccgtgtgtgtgtgtgtgactgactgTGCTCATCTATGTGGGATCATGtctgcatctgtgtgtgtgcggTTATCCCTGTGTTGTGCGTGTGTGCAGCCATccatgtgtgcatctgtgtgtgtccgTGCGGTCATCCGTGCGTGTGACTGTGTTCATCTCTGTGTGTGTCCATGTCTGCATGTGTGAGgtcatccgtgtgtgtgtgtgtgtgattgtgttCATCCATGTGAGCACCACGTACACGTTCATGTAGCTGTGTTGCTTTGCGCAGATGTGCCGTCTGCATACCTGTGGGGGGGGATGCACATGTGCACAGGTGTGTCTGGCTCTGCACATGGTGTGCACATGCATTCCCAGGGTCCCACCAGCTCCTCAGGGTGCACAGGCTGGTGGCAGAAGCCCCCGTGCTCTCCCTGGCCCACTGGAGGTGTCAGGCTGCAGATGGCCTGGGGCCCCGGGGGGTCCGTTCAAGGGTGCCAAGAATTGGTGTTTAAATACCCTATTTCCACAACCCCCTTTTGCTTTGTTGGGATGGAAacgccccctacacacacacaccctgcacacgTTTGCAGGCCAAACATTGCAGCCTTGGCCTCCTAGTGCCTGTggaccccccttcccccaatgccTGGCAATCACAGCAGCCGGGGCTCCGGCCATGGCCTGGGCTGGAAGGAGACACAGAAGAAGTCAGGGAGACCCCTGACCCATGGGGGGGTTAGTACCGCAGGGAAGGACAGCCAAGGCCTCAGGTCTGAGACAGGCAGGGGGTGATGCCCCTGGACGGAAGTGGCCGGGTgtatggggctgcagggggcgaaTTCCTTCGTCACCCagctctgagcagctgctgcttgtaGTGTGAACCTCTCTCTTGGTCCCTGCTGCCATCGAGGTCGGGGCAAACCTCTTACTGTGGGCCTGGCAGCATCCTGCCCGGAGCAGCCTGCAGGAGATTCGTGCCCCCTCCCTGCGCCACCTCCCCAGCTGCACCTGCCACAGATGGCAGCTTCGAGCACCGGGGGCGAGCAGGCCACAGAGCCGCCCCGCGTGCTCAgctgtgtgtggcggggggagggggctaaaTGGGGCTCCGGCCCTGCTGGCTGAGGCTGCTGCTGGCGGGAAGGAGGCAGCTGGGCTTGGGCAGGGTCCTGATCCGTCTCCTCGTCCCTTCCAGGGTCTGGTGCGTTGCTGGCGTGGCTGCCCGGGCAGCGAGCTCCAGGGAGCCCTGTGGGGCAGAGGCGCGTGGAAGGGGCAAAGCGCTTTCCCGGACCTGGCCCAGCTCGGGGTGTGCAGAGGTTCTCCCTACTGTGGCTGTGACTGCTCGGGCCCCGTCTGAGCCGTAGTGCAGCGGGCCGGCCACGATGGAGCCCTGGGCGGAGAAGGGGGATGAGGGCGAGAACGTCAGGATCACCGCCCAGCTGCTGAAGGCCAAGACGGGCGAGTTCGCCCTGGAGTCCATTCTGCTGCTCAAGCTGCGAGGCCTGGGCATCTCGGAGCTGGGCTGCCTGGGCGAGTGCGCCAGCCTGGAGTGGCTGGACCTCTCTGGCAACGCCATCACCCACCTGGGCCCCCTGGCTGCCCTCAAGTCCCTGGCTGTTCTCAACCTCTCGGCCAACCGCATCTGCAGCCTGGAGCCGCTCGGCGCCTGCGAGAGCCTGCAGAGCCTCAACGTAGCCGGCAACCTGCTGGgcagcctgcagcagctgcagtgccTGGCGGGGCTGCGCCGGCTGGAGAGCCTGCGTCTGCACGACACCCGGGCCCGCCTCAGCAACCCCGTCTGCGCCACCGGGGTCTACCGCAGCGCCCTGGGGGACCTGCTCCCCGGCCTCAAGGCCATCGACGGCGAGAGGGTCTCCGGGCGCGGCAGCGAGCTCTACCAGCTCTGCAGGGACCTGGACAGCTCCCTGGAGCGGGGCGGCAGCGGCGGGGCGGGCAGCCTGGAGCTGCCAGGCACGGCCCTGCCTTGGGTGGAGGAGGGCTACTGGGAGCAGAGGCCGGCTCGGCGCAGCTCCATCATGGAGGAGGCCTACAAGCAGTTCAACGACGTGCTGCAGGAGTGCCGGGAGCTGAGCGAGAGGGCGGACGACACCATCTCCCAGGCGGAGCGGGCCCTGAGCGTCCGCAGCGACCCCAGCTCCTACGTTTTCTGAGCCGCTCGCCGGGCACCACCTGCAGGGGCGAAGCTGGGGATCTGCCTCCATCGCCCAGCTTCACGGAGGCCCATGCCTGAGTCCCCGCCTGAAAAGCCCCCTGCCCTCTAGCCCCAGTGCCCTGCCTGCCTGGAATGAGAGCCCCTTTCTTCCCTTGTCCCCGGCCTTCCTCTTCTGACCACAGCCAGCTTGAGGCCCGGGGGCGTTGGCCCTGGCCCTCATCCCAAGCTGATCTGGCTCTGCCCCCAAGCCAGAGGGGCTCCAGGAGCTGACTGGATGGAGGGGCCCAGCCCCGCAGCGGGGCACACCTGGCTCTGAGCCGATGAGCCTAGCCACGGAGCCCCAGCACCGGTGTGTGTgggagcccctgaagctgggcgCCGGTGAGCCTGGGGGCTTTTCCAGATCTCCCCACAGCACCTCGCCAGTTCCCCTTGGGCCTCTGGTGAGTCTGCTCAGCCGCTGGCATTGCCCCTGGGCTCAGGCtgcccccatctccctctgccctgGGCTTAATTCTCAGATTGCTCCGGAGACaattccaccagcaggcaccatGCGGGCAGCTCAGGGCAAGCGGCCCACCACCAACAGGCAACGGCCCCGCCTGCTCCATGGCTTGCTCCCTCGGTCCTTGCCTCTCAGCTCACAGGGCCAGTGGGGGCCAGAGGCAGataggggtttggggaggggatCCCCCTGTCCTTCCCTTTGAGTCTCCTTCCTGCAGGCAGCCCGCCAGCAGCCAGCAGGGCCCAGCGTTCAGTCCCTACCGGCCAGGTCGTGGGGGAACCAGTCCCTTCACCAGGGCAGCACCTTCCCTCTCCCAACCCAGTGCCTGTGCAAGAACCGGCCGGCTGACCCCGGTGGCAGAGAGGAGGAGCCGGCAGGGGGGACCTGTAATCTTTGTGAACCCCCATCTGCTGGTGAAgggcagctctgccagtggtgtggggccctggcagCATCCCCCGCCAGGGAGCGCCAGCCGGGCTTCGGGATGGTGTGTGCCCTGGCACATTGCTCTGAGACCtgccagggactggggatggcGCGCAGCTGACCCCATGGGATTCTTTCTCCATGCGAGGCTGGCAGGAGCCCCTCCCGGACCCCTTGCAGGACGGACTAGACTGGAGCAGAGACCAGGGCCAGCCCTAGCGCTGACTGCGGCAagcatccctgagccactgggaGGAAGGAATGCTCAGCCTACTTCctgtggggcaggacccaggggagGAGTGGCGCAATCCCCTGGACTCGGGAAGGAGGGGACACAGCCTGTGGGTGACCAaggggaggcagggcctgggAGCTGCCCATTCCGGCACCATGGGCCCTGCCCGGTGTGGAACTGCCGCGGTGCCATGTGAAGAGATTTGCCTGTGAAATAAATATCTCGTCtcctccctggcccctgcctctctgtgcccGGTGCGTAGAGCCAGGGGCACCCCAGCTGCGCCGCAGGGCCCAGTGACTTTCCTCCGACGGGCTGGCCTGCGGGGCCTCACTGCCACAAGGGGGGCCTGATAATCTTGGGGTTCTTAAGCCCCTGCCCTACCCTGGTGAGTTGTTCTGGGGGCTGCACCCATCACTCCAGCTCTGTCCCCCAGATCCCTGCCTGGCCTGGCCCTTCACCCCAGCATCCTCCTACTTCCTGGCGGCTGGATTGTAAAACTCGGGAGGGTGCTTCAGGGGCCCTGCGCTGGCCACTACGCCCAGCTAAATGCTCCACCCCCAGCGCGAGGCGGGACAGAGCCCAGGGACCCAGCCGGGTGGGAGGGCGGGTGACGGACTCCTGGGCTGCCCTGTCCCGGCAGGAGACAATGCGCTGGAGCAGACGACCCACTGAGGCAATCCGGGGCGGCGGGAGCAGGCCCAGGCAGCTGTTCTGCTGCAGCAGCAAGTGCTGTCATAGCCCCGTGACCCGAGAAATACCCTGGGGGCCGGCTGGCCCGACTTCGCATCCgccggcagggcagctcctggctgAATAACAGCACAGCCCTTCCCAACTTGGGTCTGGCTTTATTGGGGATGAACAGCCGGGCAATGGAGCTGggcgaggtgggggtggggggaaggggcagcaggatCCATTGGCCAGGCCGCTCTGCCCGGCCTGGTGCTCGAGTGGGCGCAGTTTCTGACGGGCAGGGGTGGTCGCCGGGTCTCTGCTGGGCAGCAGCGATAGCGTCCTTCCGCGGATGGGAGGCGCCAGAGGTGTCCTGGCACTGTGGGCACTGGCCAGGGGAAGAGGAGACACGCCATGGGGTTAGCATTGCGGCTGGGGGCTCCGGGGGATCCCCGTCCCTGCTGCTCGCCAGGCTGGGTTTGTTTCTGGGAGTTGGAGGTGGTGTCTGCCCAGCTGAGCGGGTCACGTTTGCAGAAAGCCAAGCTGCCCCAAGCGTGGCCTTGAGGTGTGGCTGCCTGGGGCAGGAGCAAGGgcatcccttctgcaccccagggGCCCGCAGGCACGCCCCCCGGCTGGCACTCGGGGCCCTGTGGGGGTGCTGTCAGCTCAGCTTGGTGACCGCTGCCTTGGGTGAGCCCAAGTCCAGGCTGGACCTGGAACCCCCGGCCCCATTGCTGCCTGCCCTTGGTTCCCCCTTGGGGGCGCTGGACGCGCCCCCTCCAACTGCGGTGCATCTTGGGGCCCCCTGCTGGGCTGTGGCCTGCGGGATCAGCCCCTGGGGAGAGCAGTGGGTCAAAGAGCATCAGTTCCAAGGGGAGCGGGCACAGAGCGCTATGCAGGGGGGCTTGGTCGGAGGGGGGGAGCAATCtggtgcccagctcagagccccctaaGGGAACCAtgagcagcccagcccccacctggaCCCTGCCTGGGGGGCCGTCCTACCATGCTGTGGATGGGGGGTGCCACCCTGGCTAGGACGGCAGCCCTTTGGAGAAGGCAAACAGGCCGGGACGGTAGGGTGCTTCGCCCTTCTCCTGCACAGTCCTGCACTCCTCCTCGTGTCTCGCCATCTCCGTCTCCTGCAGGGGCAGAGGTGCCAGGTCACAGCTCCGGCCAGGGAGGTGGTGCGGATTCAGCCCCAAGCAGCGCCCTGGGGGCATGGGCTGGGCCCAGTGCTGTTGGCACCATCAGTCTGCACAGAGCATGGAACCGCTGAGCCTCGGTGCTCACGTGCTGCATGCGTGTGcatgtctgtgtgcatgtgtcacGGGCATGTGCATGTCTTGGCATCTCCCAGGAGCATGGGTGTCCGTCTGTCCATGTGCAGACCCGTGCTGCACCTGGGGGTGGGACTTGGGGGGTGGAATGGCCCAGCTGAGCCTGGCCCCACCGTGTCTGATTTCCCCAGCACCCTGCTCCCAGGAGAGCGCACTGAGCCCACAGGCGCACTCACCTTCACAGCCTGCTGCATCTCCATCCTGCAGTGCACGTAGTGAGCCAGCACCTCGCCCGGGCTGTGGGAGTCAAACTTGACACACGCCAGGCAGATCTGCTTCCTCTGAGGAGAGAGGGGCCAAGGGAAGCGTCAGCCCCGTGGGCgagctggggcaggctgggccgaGAACATGCAGCAGCTCCCCTGCTGCACGTGTCCCCAGTGCCGCCTGTGCCCCTCCCTCACCGGGGAGCGTGTTCCCCTCGCACCCGCACCTCCCTGGCCCCAATCCCTGTAGGTGCTGGGCCTCCCCCGCACAgcccatggggcagggcaggcgctgaccccagcacagccagagccaCACGCTGACTTGTCCCCAGGGAgtccctggcagagcagggaccgGAGCCCAGCACTGCGCCCCGACACCACGCAGggtccagctggagccctcactgctCCACAtgtgccaggcccagcccccccctgccGCTCGCACGCCCCGCACTCCTCCCTGGGGCCCGGCGGAGCTGGCGGCTGCCCCCCCCCTCGTTCCCAGGGGCTGGGAGCGCGTCACCGCAGCCCCTCTCCCcggtggagggggaggaaatgGCCCTCCGGAGCAGTGCCCCAGCCGCCGACAGACAGAGGCTGGAGGCAGCTGGCCCCTCGCTCACCCCTCTGCGTTTGAGGGCACAGTCCTGTCTGCTCCCCGGCTGGTTCCGGCACTGGGTCTGCTGGAGCCTGAGCCGCAGCCGCACAAAAGGCCCCGCCGGATACTCCTGGAACCCAACAGAAACCAAGGTCAGCAAAGCGCcgctgccagctcctgccagagccccgggctcCCTCTGCTGAGGCGGGTGGAGGCTCCCCGGCACGCTGCGGGCCCCGAGGAAGCGCCCAAGGGGAGCTGTGCATTGCTCGCTGTGACTAGCCAGGGACTCCAGCCCAGCACAGAGCCAGGGGCCTGAGCACGCGGCAGGGACAGAaccagcctgcaccagccagCCACCTCCAGGGTACAGCCTCACTCACCGCCATGGCATGACCGTGTGAGGGGCAGTGTCGCCCCAGGGGCCCTCCCTGCTGCCAGCGGGGCGACGGAGGGGCTGCCTCATGCCGCTCCCGGGAAAACCAGACTCGGGCCCCCAGTCTGACATGCCGTCCAACGTGCCCGCTCCCATGAGCTGCAGTGTCCGCagaggagcctgggagaagccccCGAGCACCAGCGGCCTGTGctggaatgtggggggggggggttcgccCCACACTGCAGCAGCCAGGAAGGGGCCAACGGCTGGTCAGTGACGTCTCCAGGGAGTCGAGGGGCACAGCTGGGTGGCAAAGCTGCCACCGGGGAGGCCGGGCACTGTGGTCAGCCCACTCGAGGCTGCAGCAGGCGCTGGAGCACCCGGGAGAGTGGGTTACAGCCCAGAGACAGGCAGCGAGGGATTGTGAGTAGCAGCAACAGCTGCCAAGGCGGGGTCCCCAGGCTGGACCCCAGGGATGTGGGTGGGCCTAGGGTCCCCCCCTCAGGAGGGGCGGGGCTACTGGGACATCACCACTCCTAGGCCCCAGCAGTGACCCGCACCCTGTGCCAGCTGCTAGCTGCCCCCTCAGGGGGGCCGGGCACAATTCACGTCTAGCTGAGCTCTGCAGGTCAACGTCCATTCGCCTCCGACAAGGCTGGCCTGGTGCCCACAACCCAGCCTAGCCctagcacccccagcccagaacgcTGAGCCCTGTTAGCTGGAACCAGCTCTCCTGACAGACGCCTGCCTCGTGCTGCCTGTGGGGCCGTGAGCAGCTCCGCGGGGCCAGGCCGGGGCTccggcaggagggaggaagagctcTGTCCTGCCTTCTCCAGCCCCAAAGAGGCATTCTGGGTGTGCAGAGCCCTGGCCACCCTGCCCTCTCCCCTAGCTGGCCATGCCCCAGCCATGCGACGCATGACGCATGGGCCACTGGGGGTGCTGAGCATGGCTGTGTCTGCCCCAAGCTCTGCAGAGCTCCCActcatccccaggcccctgcccactgccctcccacccccccacactccccttcctgtacccaaacccacc
This window contains:
- the LRRC61 gene encoding leucine-rich repeat-containing protein 61 translates to MEPWAEKGDEGENVRITAQLLKAKTGEFALESILLLKLRGLGISELGCLGECASLEWLDLSGNAITHLGPLAALKSLAVLNLSANRICSLEPLGACESLQSLNVAGNLLGSLQQLQCLAGLRRLESLRLHDTRARLSNPVCATGVYRSALGDLLPGLKAIDGERVSGRGSELYQLCRDLDSSLERGGSGGAGSLELPGTALPWVEEGYWEQRPARRSSIMEEAYKQFNDVLQECRELSERADDTISQAERALSVRSDPSSYVF
- the RARRES2 gene encoding retinoic acid receptor responder protein 2 codes for the protein MTKINGGGEGPMLTGVHSPPAQMKGLLVLGLGLVALVAASELTLQQRVVDLVLEAFHNRKLVQWVYKEQAVEEVTEREYPAGPFVRLRLRLQQTQCRNQPGSRQDCALKRRGRKQICLACVKFDSHSPGEVLAHYVHCRMEMQQAVKETEMARHEEECRTVQEKGEAPYRPGLFAFSKGLPS